GCCGATAGAAGGATCTCCCTGCCGTGCGTTACGTTTCCACCCGTGGCGAAGCCCCGGAGCTCGAATTCGAGGATGTGCTGCTCACCGGCCTCGCCCGTGACGGCGGACTCTATGTGCCGGCCGAATGGCCGCAATTCACGCGGGCCGAGCTGAACGAGCTGCGCGGGCGGCCCTATGCCGATGTCGCTTTCGCGGTGATCGGCAAATTCACCGGCGAGGCGGTGCCCGAGGCCGAACTCAAGGCCATGATCACCGAAGCCTATGAAAGCTTCGATCATGTCGCGGTCACGCCGCTCAAGCAGCTCAATGCGGATCAGTGGCTGCTCGAGCTCTTTCACGGCCCCACTTTGGCATTCAAGGACGTGGCCATGCAGTTCCTGGCCCGTGTCATGGACTGGGCCCTGGCGCGCCGCGGCATGCGCGCCACTATTGTCGGAGCCACCTCGGGCGACACCGGGGGAGCGGCTATCGAGGCCTTTAAGGCGAGCCGCCATGCCTCGGTCTTCATCCTGCATCCCCATGACAAGGTCAGCGAGGTGCAGCGCCGCCAGATGACGACGGTGATCTCGCCCTCCGTCCACAATATCGCGCTCGAAGGCACCTTCGACGATTGCCAGGCGATCCTGAAGGCGCTTTTCAACGATCATGCGTTTCGCGATCGCGCGACGCTCGCCGGCGTCAATTCGATCAATTGGGCGCGCATCATGGCGCAGATCGTCTATTACGTGACCGCCTCGCTCGCTCTTTCAGGCCCGGGCCGGCTTGCAAATTTCACCGTGCCCACGGGCAATTTCGGCGACA
This genomic stretch from Nordella sp. HKS 07 harbors:
- the thrC gene encoding threonine synthase, producing the protein MRYVSTRGEAPELEFEDVLLTGLARDGGLYVPAEWPQFTRAELNELRGRPYADVAFAVIGKFTGEAVPEAELKAMITEAYESFDHVAVTPLKQLNADQWLLELFHGPTLAFKDVAMQFLARVMDWALARRGMRATIVGATSGDTGGAAIEAFKASRHASVFILHPHDKVSEVQRRQMTTVISPSVHNIALEGTFDDCQAILKALFNDHAFRDRATLAGVNSINWARIMAQIVYYVTASLALSGPGRLANFTVPTGNFGDIFAGLAAKRMGAPIGRLVIATNENDILDRTLRTGRYEVKGVKPSSSPSMDIQVSSNFERLLFEAYGRDPDAIRGLMAGLAQSGSFTIEEKPLQAIRSEFTSGAAGMSAVAAEIARTLQETGELLDPHTAVGYAVARKERGYLGPMVTLATAHPAKFPDAVEAAAGTRPGLPPRLAPLMMAEERVSVLANDPEAVKAFISERVAG